GCGAGCAGCTGCTGCGCGCGACTATCGACGTGCAGTGGCAGGCACAGGCGGCGGGGATTGCATCGCGGGTGGTGGCCGGTGATATGCCGGCGGCCATGACATTATTGCCGGAGACGGCCCGCACGGTGGTGCAACCGCTGGCGCGGCAAGCGTTTGTGAGTGGGTTCGGCGCGGTGTTGTGGGTGGCGGGTTTGTTGGCGTTGCTGGGGGCATTGGTGGTGGGGGCTTTGATGCGAAAACCGATTCCCTTGCTGCCCCAGTCTTTGCCAACACACTGAATTCCATGTGGGAGCGGGCTTGCCCGCGATGGCGCTGGTTCAGTCGGTAGATGTATCGACTGGTACACCGCTATCGCGGGCAAGCCCGCTCCCACAAGGGGATTACCTTCATTCTGATCGTTCCCGCGCTCTGCGTGGGAATGCCGCCCCGGACGCTCCGCGTCCAACCTCGCCAGACTCAAGCCCTTCGCAAGGGTGACGCGGAGCGTCACAGCATGCATTCCCACGCAGAGCGTGGGAACGATCAGTCAGCGATCAGTGGTTACCAGAACCGCTGCTGAGTCAACCGGCTCCACCAGGTCAGCAGCACCCGGTCCACCGAACCGCTGGCCGCCAGGCCCACACGCTCCTGCAGGCTTTTGCGCTCGGCATAGTGCAGGTGGAACACGTCGGCGGTCTTGGCCTTGGTGGCCAGGTATTCGTCGCTGGTTTGCAGCTCGTCGACCAGTCTCTTGTCGAGCGCTGCAACACCCAGCCACACTTCCCCGGTCGCCACATCATCGATTGCCAGCTGTGGGCGGTAGCGCGACACGAAGTTCTTGAACAGTTGATGGGTAATGTCCAGGTCCTCCTGGAACTTCTCGCGCCCCTTCTCGGTGTTTTCGCCAAACACGGTGAGGGTGCGCTTGTACTCACCGGCCGTCAGCACTTCGAAGTCGATGTCGTGCTTTTTCAGCAGGCGGTTGACGTTAGGCAACTGCGCCACCACGCCAATCGAGCCGAGGATGGCGAACGGGGCACTGATAATCTTCTCGCCGATGCACGCCATCATGTAGCCGCCGCTGGCCGCGACTTTGTCGATGCACACGGTCAACGGCACGCCGGCCTGGCGGATACGCGCCAGTTGCGAGGACGCCAAACCATAGCTGTGTACCATGCCGCCGCCGCTTTCCAGGCGCAGCACCACTTCGTCTTCAGGGGTGGCCAGGCTCAGCAGCGCGGTGATTTCATGGCGCAGGCTCTCGGTGGCCGAGGCCTTGATGTCGCCGTCGAAATCCAGCACGAACACCCGTGGCTTGGCCTCAGGCTTCTTCTTGCTGTTTTTCTTTTCGGTTTTGCTTTCGGACTTGCGCAGGGCCTTGAGCTGGTCCTTGTCGAGCAGGCTCGACTCCAGGCGCTCACGCAGGCCTTTGTAGAAATCATTCAGTTTGCTGACCTGCAATTGGCCGGCGGACTTGCGACGGCCTTTGCTGCGCAGCGCCGCGAAGCTGATCAATACCACCAGAATAGCGACCACCAGAGTGACGGTCTTCGCTAGAAAGCTCGCGTATTCAGCCAAAAAATCCATGTGTCCCCTTAAAAATGCACGGCGCCAGGCGCGGATTGCCCAAGCATACCGAGGCTATCGCCGGGCGACCAGTGCTCAAACCGCCAGCAGCCAAGCTGCTCTAACGCGCTTTTAAAACAAGCGTATGTTTTTTCATTGACAGCTCGCAGGCATCCTCATAACCTCGCCAGACTTTCAACGTACCGGGAAAACGGACGTGGGCAGCATTTATCTGATACGACATGGCCAGGCCTCCTTCGGTGCAGACGACTATGACGTCCTGTCGCCCGTCGGCGTGGAACAGGCGCAAGTGCTCGGCCGCCATCTGGCCGACCTGGGCCTGACGTTCGACCGCTGCATCGCCGGCGACCTGCGTCGCCAGCAGCACACCGCCACCGCCGCCTTCGATCAATACCGTGCCCTTGGCCTGCCGGTGCCGACACTTGAAGTCGACAGCGCCTTCAACGAGTTCGACGCCGACGCAATCATCCGCGCCCTGCTCCCCGACCTGTTGAGCACCGAGCCCGACGCGCTGGAGATCCTGCGCAATGCCGCGCAGAACCGCGGCGAATTCCAGCGCATTTTTGCCCTGATCGTCGAGCGCTGGCTGGCCGGCACCTACGACCCGCCCGGCCTGGAAAGCTGGCTGGGGTTCGTCGAGCGTGTCCAGGGTGGTTTGCAGCGCATGCTTGAAGCGGCTGAAAACTCACACAAAATCGCCGTGTTTACCTCCGGCGGCACCATCACCGCCCTGCTCCACCTGATTACCCGGATGCCTGCGGCGCAGGCCTTCGAACTGAACTGGCAAATTGTTAACACCTCGCTCAACCAGCTGAAATTCCGCGGTCGCGAGGTGGCACTGGCTTCCTTCAACAGTCATACCCACTTGCAACTGTTGAAGGCGCCGCAGCTCATCACCTTCCGATGAATTGCGGCCAACCGTGACCCCAAGGTCACTGGACTCTACCTTAAAGGATCGAAACCATGACTGACGTAGCCAAAGCTGTAGAAGCAATGAAAGCCAAATTCAACCCAGCCGCTGCCGACGGCCTGGACCTGGTGTTCGGTTTCCGTATCGACGACACCCAAAACTTCTCGCTGGTGGTGAAGAACAACACCTGCGAACTGCTGGAAGGCGAAAACCCGGACGCCCAAGTGACACTGGTGACCGACGGCGAAACCATGGAAGGCATCGTCAGCGGCGACACCGACGGCATGCAGGCCTTCATGAGTGGCAAGCTGCGCACCGAAGGCGACATGATGCTGGCCATGAAGCTGAGCGAACTGTTCCCGGCTTGATAAGGCCGCGCTCAAAAAAAATCCCGCCTTTCGGCGGGATTTTTCGTTCAGCCAGCCTCCCGGTCAGCGGGTGTTGGCGTTATCCATTTCTTCGAACGTGTCCATGTACGCAGGGTCATTACCATCGTTTTCACGAATCACACGCCCTTCATACTCGGCGGTGATTTCACCGGTATTGACGTCAAGCCCAACCACGATCACCAGCTTGTATTTGCCCACTTGCAAGTACATGTCATAGAGGTCCCGGGGTTCATCGGGCGCCACAAAAAAGCTGTAGCTGTAACGTACGCGCTTGGTTAACACGGGCCACTGTGCTTCAAACGTGCGGGAATCGAAGGATGGGAGCACATTGTTGATTCCACGCAGCGCGGCCTCGACCAGTTGGTCATTGTCCTTGGCTTTGAAGACCACCGGATGAGTGCGAGTCATCGACCGCATCGGGCTGGGAACAATATCCGTTTCAAGGCGGTACATGCCGCTGCTGAACCATTTTGTTGCATCGAAGGTGTCGTCACCTTTCTCGCATTCGCTGCAATGCATCATCAGCGGGGCCGCAGCGCTTTCTCGGGAATACAGTGAAGTGATCAACACTGCACAGGTGATCAGCAGTGCCCCAAATAGGCCTGCACTGCCAACCCGCGCGAAAACATTCGCCATCGTCTACATCCTTGTCTGAAGGGGTGGCGAATTTACCTGATTCAGACCTTTTGGTGGCGGGAATTTTTTGCCTGCCATTTTAATGTGGGAGCTGGCTCGCCTGCTCCCACAGAAAAGCAGATCAGTGGTGTTGCTTAGGTTTTTGGTTGCAGCAACAACGCCACCAACGCACTCCACCCGGTCTGATGCGACGCCCCCAACCCACGCCCGGTTTCGCCATGGAAATATTCATGGAACAACACCAGATCGCGACTGGCCGGGTCTGCTTCCAATTGCGCATAGCCCGCCATCGACGGGCGCTGGCCATCTTCATCGCGCAAAAACAATCGCGTGAGACGTTGGCTCAGGCTGTCGGCCACTTCTTCAAGGGACGCCAGATAACCACTCCCCGTCGGGTACTCCACCGAGAAATTATCCGCGTAGTACCGATGAAATTCGCGCAGTGATTCAATCAGCATGTAGTTCACCGGCATCCATAACGGCCCGCGCCAATTGGAGTTGCCGCCGTACAAACGCGAGTCGGACTCGCCGGGCTGATAACGCGCGCACAGTGTGTCGCCATTCATCTTCAACCCCAGCGGCTGTTCGGCAAACGCCTTGGACAAGGAGCGCACGCCAAAAACCGACAGGAACTCAGTGTCATCGAGCATCCGCCGCAGCAGGTCCTTGGTCCGCTCGCCACGCAACAGCGCCAGCAGCAGGCGATTGCCCTGCCCCGGTTCGTTCCAGCGTGACACCAACTTGGCCAAATCCGGCCGGTGGTGCATGAAACCCAACAGCCGCTCACGCAAGCCTTCCAGGCCTTCATGCTCGCGCTGCTCCAGCACCAGCACGGCAAACAACGGCATCAGGCCGACGATGGAGCGCAGGCGCACCGGCTCATTTTGGCCGTCGGGGCGGTGCAGCACGTCGTAGAAGAACAGGTCCTGCTCATCCCACAAGCCTTCGGCGCTGTCGTCGACGCGGTTGATGGCGCCGGCGATGTAGAGGAAATGCTCGAAAAACTTCACCGCAATATCGACGTAGACGGCATTGCGCTTGGCCAGCTCCAAGCCGATTCGCATCAAGTCCAGTGCATAGGCGGCCACCCAGGCCGTGCCGTCGGCCTGGTCCAGCTGATAACCCGGCGGCAAGGTGGCCGAGCGGTCGAACAGCGCGATGTTGTCCAGCCCGAGAAAGCCACCCTGGAACAGGTTGCGGCCTTCGGCGTCCTTGCGGTTGACCCACCAGGAAAAATTCAACAGCAGCTTGTGGAAGATCCGCTCGAGGAAATCCATGTCGCCGACACCGGTCAGCGCCTTGTCCTGCTGATACACCCGCCAACTGGCCCAGGCATGCACGGGCGGGTTGGCGTCGTCGAAACGCCATTCATACGCAGGCAACTGGCCGTTGGGGTGCATGAAACGGTCTTTCACCAGCAGCAACAGCTGCTGCTTGGCGTAGCCCGGGTCAATCAGCGCAATCGCCACCGCCTGGAAGCCTTGGTCCCAGGAGGCGTACCACGGGTATTCCCAGGTGTCGGGCATGGAAAGGATGTCGAAGTTGGACAGGTGCCGCCAATGGGTATTGCGAATATGCAAACGCTCGGGCGGTGGCGCGGGTTGGGCCGGGTCGCAGTCGAGCCATTGGTTCACGTCAAAATAGTAGAGCTGCTTGGACCACAGCAGCCCGGCCAGGGCCTGACGCTGCACATTGCGCGCGTCTGCGTCGGTAATACCGTGTTGCAGGGCCGCGTAGAAGTCATCGGCTTCTTCGCGACGCTGTTCAAACAGCTTGCGCGCATTCACCTCGGGCGTATCCGTGGGCGCAAATCGCAGGTACAGGGTTTTGCTTTCCTGGCCTGCCAGTTCGAGGACGAAGCGCGCGGCGACTTTGGTGCCTGTATCGCGGCGAATCGCCGATTGCACACCGCCCACCACGTAATCGTTGATGCCATCCTTGAACGGCCCCGGTGCCGGTTGCCCGTCGAGCCGGGGAAAATTGCTTTCGTTTTCGCAGAACAACCATTCCACGCCGTCCTGGCCCCAAGCGCTGAGGTGGCGATCAGAAATTTCATGATGACGAGCCAGCACGTGCGCGCCGTCGAGCCGCAACTGCGGCTTGGGGGCATCAACGGTCCAACTCCAGTCATTGCGCGCCCACACCTGGGGCAGTACCTGCAGGCGGGTCGGCTGGTCCGAGCGGTTATGCACGGTGACGCGCATGAAAATATCGTCGGGCTGGTGCTTGGCGTATTCGACGCTGACATCGCAGTAGCGGTTATCTTCGAACACGCCGGTGTCGAGGATCTCGTACTCGGCATCCTCGAGCCCACGCCGCGCGTTTTCGGTGGTCAGGTCGGCGTAGGGAAAGGCCGCATGCGGGTATTTGTAGAGCATGCGCATGTAGGCATGGCTCGGCACGCCATCGACGAAAAAGTACAGCTCCTTGACGTCTTCGCCGTGGTTGCCCTCGGCGTTGTTCAGGCCGAACAGGCGCTCCTTGATGATCGTGTCGCGCTCGTTCCACAGCGCCAGCCCCAGGCACCAGCGTTGCGCCTTGTCGCTGAACCCGGCCAGGCCGTCTTCGCCCCAACGGTAGGCGCGACTGCGCGCGTGTTCATGCGGGAAGTACGCCCAGGCATCGCCGTCGGCGCTGTAGTCTTCGCGCACGGTGCCCCATTGGCGTTCACTCAGGTACGGGCCCCACTCGCGCCAGCGCTCGGCGTCTTGGGCGGCCAGGCGCTGGCCTTCAGTTGTTGCAAGGATGTTGGTCTCGGGCGTGGCCGTCATTGGTTCCTCCATCACTGACACAGTGAGGCGCAGTGTAGAACCCATCTACGCGCGGATGCACATGAAGTCTGATCCACGCGCGCAAAAAAAAGAGGCCGCTGATTAGGCGGCCTCGATTTTTTCGGCGGTAAAACCCTGCGGGCTTTCTTAGAAGATCGCGTAGGTGTAGTTGAAGATCAGGCGAGTTTGATCCTGGTCCGCGGTGCCCGTGTTGTGGCCTTTGTAAGTACCGGTACGGAACGTAGTGCCGAAGCCTTTGAGCGGGCCTTGCTGCACGACGTAATCCAGGCGGAAGTCGGTTTCGTTTTCTTTCTGATCGGAACCGCCAGCCACTTTGGACTTGATGTCCGTACCGTCCAGATAAGCAATGGAGGCTTTCAGGCCAGGCACATAGGCTTTGAAGTCATACGTGTACTGACCGAAGTTGACCTGCTCGCCCGCGCGGGAGAACTGGCCGACCACGGCGTCGGTGAACAGGTAGAAGTCGCTGCCGCCTGCGCCTTGTTGTTGCGGGTCGGCGAGGCTGCCCTGGTTGACCCAGACGAAGCCGCCATCGTCGCTCACGCCGATATGGCCGAGCATCAGGCTGCTGCCGCCCAACTGGTAGGTGAACGCGGCGCTGTAGGTTTTGTTATCCACTTCGCCAGCGTGTTTGGCATAGCCACCGTTGTTGTTGAACTGGTAGCCGGCTTCACCGTTTTTGCCGTCGCTGGTGCTGTCGAAGTAGCGCAGGTCGGTCTTGAACGATTGGTCATTGCCCAGCGGCAGTACGTGGACCAGGCCGAAGTAGTTCTGTTTGTAGAAGTCCTGCAGGTTGGCGTAGTAGTACTGCAACGTCAGGTTTTTAGCGATGGCGTTGTCAGACGAGCCAAACGGTTTGTAGTCCACACCGCCAAACTTGAAGCTGTCGCTGTCGCGCGTACCGCCGGCAACGCTCAGGCCTGTGGAGTTGCTGGACGCACGGCCTTCGGCCTTGTTCAGCTCACCGCCGGTGAACGTTACGTTGGGAATGTCGCTGGAGGTGAGGATGCCGCCGTCAAAGGTCTGCGGCGCCACACGGCTGTCGTTGGAAACCAGGATAGGCAACACGGGGGCCAAACCACCGCCGACGTGCAACTCAGTCTGGGAAATACGGAACTTCACGTTCCCGGCGGCGCGACCAAAGCTGTCGGCAGGTTCAGTGCCGTTGTTCTTGGTCGGGAAGAAGCTGTTGCCGTTACCCGCCAGGCCCGGGCCTGCTGCGTGGCCATCGCCACCGTCCAGGCGCAAGGCGCCGAACGCCATCACGTCGAAACCGACGCCAAGGGTGCCTTGGGTGAAGCCGGATTTGTAGTCGAAGCGCAGCAGGGTCGCGGCTTCGCGCAGATCGTTGTTGGTCCCCGAGCGGTTGTCCGCACTGTAATACATGGTCCGCGAACTGATCGCAGCATGGCTGTCTTCAAGAAAGCCACTGTGACCTGTGCCCGTGCCCAGAGAGCCGAGCCCAAAATCATCAGCGCTCGCTTGTTGCGCGAGCAATGCGGCGGTGATGGATAACGCCAGTGTAGAAATTTTCATGTGTAACGGCCCCTAAACATATTTTATGTGCGTTGTGTGCGAAACGGCGTTTTCATCCCTACAAACGTGACGATTGTTTCATGAGGACCGGGGCGCGCCTCGTGAAGAATTAGTTAGAAAACTCGGCTCGAAAATGAAATTTTCCCGTCGCGGCTTTTTGTCATATTTGCGTCATTTCATTCATTTGCAGAATGAAGTCCTGAGGATTCTTCGTTTGCCAGACCGGCTCCAGCCCAACAAAATCCAGAGAAAGGCCGATCCCTTTTCACCGTGTTCAGGAATTTTTCTATGCCAAGCGCCGCACATGTCAGCCCCGACGAGATTCGCAGAGACTTTTCCAAGGCCATGTCCGACATGTACCGGGATGAAGTTCCACTCTACGGCGCGCTGATGGCGCTGGTCGCCGAGACCAACGCGCGGGTGCTGGCGAGTGAATCGGGCCTGGCCCAGCAGTTGCAACGCACCGGTGAAATTGATCGACTGGACATGGAGCGCCACGGTGCCATTCGCCTGGGCACCGCCCATGAGTTGGCAACTATCAGCCGTTTGTTTGCGGTGATGGGCATGCAACCGGTGGGCTATTACGACCTGACGCCGGCCGGCGTGCCGGTGCATTCCACCGCCTTTCGCGCGGTGCATGAGCGCTCACTGCAAACCAGCCCGTTCCGCGTGTTCACCTCGCTGCTACGCCTGGAATTGATCGAAAACCTCGAACTGCGCACCTTTGCCGAAAGCGCCCTGGCCAAACGCAACATCTTTACCCCACGCGCTTTGGCGTTGATCGAACAAGCGGAGCGCGACGGCGGCCTCAACGCCCGTGACGCCGACGAATTCGTCCGCCAGGCCCTGGAGACCTTCCGCTGGCACCACACCGCCACCGTCACAGGCGCGCAATACCAGCAACTGAGTGACCAGCACCGCCTGATTGCCGACGTGGTCGCGTTTAAAGGCCCGCACATCAACCACCTGACCCCGCGCACCCTGGACATCGACCAGGTACAAGCCGCCATGCCCGGCAAAGGCATCACCCCCAAGGCCGTGATCGAAGGGCCGCCGCGCCGCCAGTGCCCGATCCTGTTGCGCCAGACCAGCTTCAAGGCCCTCGACGAGCCCATCGCCTTCACCGACGCCAAAGGCAGCCACAGCGCGCGCTTCGGCGAAATCGAACAGCGCGGTGTCGCGCTGACGCCAAAAGGCCGCGCCCTGTACGACCAACTCTTGAACGCCGCACGCGACGCATTGGGCGCTTTTCCGAATGAGGCCAACGCCGCGCGTTATGTGCAATTGATGGAGGAGCACTTCGAAGCGTTTCCCGACAACCACACCCAGATGCGTGAACAGGAGCTCGCGTACTTCCGCTACTTCGCCACCGAACAAGGCCTGGCGGCGCGCGGCCAAGCCGATCAGCCGCGCACGCTGGATGCGCTGATTGCGGCCGGCCATGTGGCGGTGGAACCGTTGGTGTATGAGGATTTTCTGCCGGTGAGTGCGGCGGGGATATTTCAGTCGAACCTGGGCGATGCGGCGCAGAGTCACTATGCGGCGAATTCAAACCAGGCTGAATTCGAAAAGGCGCTGGGCCGTCGGACGATTGATGAGTTGAAGTTGTATGGCGAAACGCAGCAGCGCTCTATCGATGAATGCATTCAGGCACTGCTGGGGTGAAATGCTGAGGTGAACTCAGAGTGCCCGCCCGGCTCACCAGCGCAATCCTTGCGCCGCAACAGTCCCCAGAGCCGGGTGGACGGGGCGCATCTTAAACAGTGAAAACTGCCCTGTCCCTCAGACAATTCTGAACAAATGTGTCCGCGCCCTGTATGAGCGCGGACGTTCATTTACCCCAACTGCAGCACAATTTTGTCTTTGACCTTCAGGCGCTTCTTCTTCAACTTCTCCAGTTCTTCGTCAGCCCCGCCTGACGACTCGAAAGCGAGTACTTCCTTGTCGGCTGCATCATATTGCTCGAGCAGCGAATTCAAACGGTCATCCCCCTTCCTGCGTTCGTGAACGACGTCTCTGGTTAAACCCAAATCCTGATACAGGTCGTGTTTCACTGGCATGGAGTACCTCCGCAAGTTGATCAATGGCCTACGCTTTGAAGCTAGCCCATTCCAAGGGGTGTTGTCATGTCCTGGGTCACTGCATCCCCGTTCGTCGCCAGGCGGGCGATGGGATCAAACCTTTGCCGCGCCCTGCCCTCCACTGTAGATCGCCACCTGAGGGAGAACGGTTTCATGACTCGCGCCGCCACTGCTGTCGACACCCAATGCATCAACACTATTCGCACCCTGGCCATGGACGCCGTGCAGAAGGCCAACTCCGGCCACCCCGGCACACCCATGGGCCTGGCGCCGGTGGGTTACACGCTGTGGAGCCGGTTCCTGCGTTATCACCCACAGCATCCCGACTGGCCCAACCGTGACCGCTTTGTATTGTCGGTGGGGCACGCATCCATGCTGCTCTACTCACTGCTGCACCTGGCTGGCGTGGTGGAGATCGATGCCCACGGCAAGCGCTCCGGCCAACCGGCGATCAGCCTGGACGACATCAAGCAGTTCCGGCAAATCAGCTCCAAGACCCCGGGCCACCCCGAGTACCGCATGACCACCGGCGTTGAAACCACCACCGGCCCGCTGGGCCAGGGCTGTGCCAACAGTGTGGGCATGGCCATGGCTGAGCGTTGGCTGGGGCAGCGGTTCAATCGCGACGACTCGGTGCTGTTCGACTACAACGTCTACACCCTGTGCGGCGACGGCGACATGATGGAAGGCATCAGCAGCGAAGCGGCGTCGATGGCCGGGCACTTGAAGCTGGACAACCTGTGCTGGATCTACGACAACAACACCATCAGCATCGAGGGCCACACCGAGCTGGCGTTCAGTGAGGATGTGATCAAGCGTTTCCAGGCCTACGGCTGGCACACCTTGCACGTCACCGATGCGAATGACCTGCAGGCCTTGAGCACCGCCCTGGAAACGTTCAAGACCAATACCGGCGCGCCGACCCTAATTGTGGTCGACAGCGTGATCGGCTATGGCTCACCGCACAAACACAACACCGCCGCCGCCCATGGCGAGCCGTTGGGTGCGGATGAAATCCGCCTGACCAAGGCCGCGTACGGCTGGCCCGAAGATTCCAGTTTCCTGGTGCCCGATGAGGCCCGCACCGTACTGCGTGACGCACTGCTTGAACGCAGTCAGCCACTCTACGAAGAATGGACGCGCCACCTGTCGCAACTGGAACAGTACGAGCCGGAACTGGCAGACGAACTGCGCCGCATGCGCGCCGGTGAAATGCCCGAGCATTGGCAAGATGAGTTGCCCCACTTCGACACCGACGCCAAAGGCGTGGCCAGCCGTGCCGCCGGTGGTGAAGTGCTGAATGCCTTTGCCCAGCAAATCCCCTGGCTGCTCGGCGGCTCGGCAGACTTGTCTCCGTCGACCAAGACCAACCTCACCTTCGACGGCGCCGGGCGTTTCAGCGCCGAAGACTACAGCGGGCGCAACCTGCATTTCGGTATCCGCGAACATGCAATGGGCGCGATTGCCAACGGCATGGCGCTGTCGTACCTGCGGCCGTACACCTCGACGTTCCTGGTGTTCAGTGACTATATGAAACCGCCGATTCGGCTGGCGGCGATCATGGAGTTGCCGGTGGTGTTTGTGTTTACCCATGACTCGATTGGCGTGGGTGAAGATGGGCCGACGCACCAGCCTGTCGAGCACCTGACGCAATTGCGCGCGACACCGGGGCTGCTGACTTTGCGGCCGGGTGATGCCAATGAAACCCTGGAGCTGTGGAAGGTGGCGCTGGCGCAAACCCATCGGCCGAGCTGCGTGGTGTTGTCGCGTCAGGCGTTGCCGACGCTAGACCGTACGAAGTATGCCGCAGCGTCCGGCGCGGCCAAGGGCGCTTACGTATTGGCGGGCGCCGAGAATCCCGAGGTTCTATTGTTGGCGAGCGGCAGTGAAGTCAGCCTGGTGGTGGCCGCTTATGAGCAGTTGAAAAACGAAGGCATTGCCGCACAAGTGGTGTCGATGCCGAGCTGGGAGCTGTTTGAAGATCAGGACCAGGCGTACCGCGACAGCGTACTGCCGCCGTCGGTTAAAGCCCGTGTGGTGGCGGAACAGGCTGGCCCGCTGGGCTGGGACCGCTATGTCGGGCAGACCGGCGCCAAGGTGGTGATGAACAGCTTTGGCGCGTCGGCGCCGCTGCCGAAGTTGCAGGAGAAGTTTGGGTTTACCCTTGAGAATGTGGTGAAGCTGGCGAAGGAACAGATTCAACTGACCCAACACTGATCAAAACCTGTGGGAGCTGGCTTGCCTGCGATAGCGGGCTGTCAGCCAATACTGTGTTGGTTGTTTACATATCCGTTGTTTGGGTCACGGCCGACATAGGTTCCGCCCTTACGGCGGGTCACTTTTGGAAAAGAGCCCCAAAAGTAACCAAAAGGGCTCTTGCCCCACCACTCGGCACCTCGCCTAGGCTCGGTGTGCCCTCACTCCGGCTTGAATCCGTGGGCCGCCGCGATGGGCCATCCTTGGCCCAGCGCGGCTAACCCGGCGTCCTGCCGGGTTACCCACGGATTCAAGCCTGCGTTCGGCCAGCGTGGTTTAACGGGGCGCCTAAGATCAAGATCAAAATCTACAGCACGGCGGCCTAATAGCCGACCTGAGTGGTTGATCAAAAGCAAGGCCGAGGCGGCCTGACAGCCGACTGATCTTGGAGACTAAACTCAATCAAATGTGGGAGCTG
The sequence above is a segment of the Pseudomonas sp. R76 genome. Coding sequences within it:
- a CDS encoding OprD family outer membrane porin, with the protein product MKISTLALSITAALLAQQASADDFGLGSLGTGTGHSGFLEDSHAAISSRTMYYSADNRSGTNNDLREAATLLRFDYKSGFTQGTLGVGFDVMAFGALRLDGGDGHAAGPGLAGNGNSFFPTKNNGTEPADSFGRAAGNVKFRISQTELHVGGGLAPVLPILVSNDSRVAPQTFDGGILTSSDIPNVTFTGGELNKAEGRASSNSTGLSVAGGTRDSDSFKFGGVDYKPFGSSDNAIAKNLTLQYYYANLQDFYKQNYFGLVHVLPLGNDQSFKTDLRYFDSTSDGKNGEAGYQFNNNGGYAKHAGEVDNKTYSAAFTYQLGGSSLMLGHIGVSDDGGFVWVNQGSLADPQQQGAGGSDFYLFTDAVVGQFSRAGEQVNFGQYTYDFKAYVPGLKASIAYLDGTDIKSKVAGGSDQKENETDFRLDYVVQQGPLKGFGTTFRTGTYKGHNTGTADQDQTRLIFNYTYAIF
- a CDS encoding SCP2 sterol-binding domain-containing protein, producing MTDVAKAVEAMKAKFNPAAADGLDLVFGFRIDDTQNFSLVVKNNTCELLEGENPDAQVTLVTDGETMEGIVSGDTDGMQAFMSGKLRTEGDMMLAMKLSELFPA
- a CDS encoding MGH1-like glycoside hydrolase domain-containing protein; its protein translation is MTATPETNILATTEGQRLAAQDAERWREWGPYLSERQWGTVREDYSADGDAWAYFPHEHARSRAYRWGEDGLAGFSDKAQRWCLGLALWNERDTIIKERLFGLNNAEGNHGEDVKELYFFVDGVPSHAYMRMLYKYPHAAFPYADLTTENARRGLEDAEYEILDTGVFEDNRYCDVSVEYAKHQPDDIFMRVTVHNRSDQPTRLQVLPQVWARNDWSWTVDAPKPQLRLDGAHVLARHHEISDRHLSAWGQDGVEWLFCENESNFPRLDGQPAPGPFKDGINDYVVGGVQSAIRRDTGTKVAARFVLELAGQESKTLYLRFAPTDTPEVNARKLFEQRREEADDFYAALQHGITDADARNVQRQALAGLLWSKQLYYFDVNQWLDCDPAQPAPPPERLHIRNTHWRHLSNFDILSMPDTWEYPWYASWDQGFQAVAIALIDPGYAKQQLLLLVKDRFMHPNGQLPAYEWRFDDANPPVHAWASWRVYQQDKALTGVGDMDFLERIFHKLLLNFSWWVNRKDAEGRNLFQGGFLGLDNIALFDRSATLPPGYQLDQADGTAWVAAYALDLMRIGLELAKRNAVYVDIAVKFFEHFLYIAGAINRVDDSAEGLWDEQDLFFYDVLHRPDGQNEPVRLRSIVGLMPLFAVLVLEQREHEGLEGLRERLLGFMHHRPDLAKLVSRWNEPGQGNRLLLALLRGERTKDLLRRMLDDTEFLSVFGVRSLSKAFAEQPLGLKMNGDTLCARYQPGESDSRLYGGNSNWRGPLWMPVNYMLIESLREFHRYYADNFSVEYPTGSGYLASLEEVADSLSQRLTRLFLRDEDGQRPSMAGYAQLEADPASRDLVLFHEYFHGETGRGLGASHQTGWSALVALLLQPKT
- a CDS encoding DUF465 domain-containing protein — protein: MPVKHDLYQDLGLTRDVVHERRKGDDRLNSLLEQYDAADKEVLAFESSGGADEELEKLKKKRLKVKDKIVLQLG
- a CDS encoding histidine phosphatase family protein; translation: MGSIYLIRHGQASFGADDYDVLSPVGVEQAQVLGRHLADLGLTFDRCIAGDLRRQQHTATAAFDQYRALGLPVPTLEVDSAFNEFDADAIIRALLPDLLSTEPDALEILRNAAQNRGEFQRIFALIVERWLAGTYDPPGLESWLGFVERVQGGLQRMLEAAENSHKIAVFTSGGTITALLHLITRMPAAQAFELNWQIVNTSLNQLKFRGREVALASFNSHTHLQLLKAPQLITFR
- the sohB gene encoding protease SohB, with the translated sequence MDFLAEYASFLAKTVTLVVAILVVLISFAALRSKGRRKSAGQLQVSKLNDFYKGLRERLESSLLDKDQLKALRKSESKTEKKNSKKKPEAKPRVFVLDFDGDIKASATESLRHEITALLSLATPEDEVVLRLESGGGMVHSYGLASSQLARIRQAGVPLTVCIDKVAASGGYMMACIGEKIISAPFAILGSIGVVAQLPNVNRLLKKHDIDFEVLTAGEYKRTLTVFGENTEKGREKFQEDLDITHQLFKNFVSRYRPQLAIDDVATGEVWLGVAALDKRLVDELQTSDEYLATKAKTADVFHLHYAERKSLQERVGLAASGSVDRVLLTWWSRLTQQRFW
- the hglS gene encoding 2-oxoadipate dioxygenase/decarboxylase HglS, encoding MPSAAHVSPDEIRRDFSKAMSDMYRDEVPLYGALMALVAETNARVLASESGLAQQLQRTGEIDRLDMERHGAIRLGTAHELATISRLFAVMGMQPVGYYDLTPAGVPVHSTAFRAVHERSLQTSPFRVFTSLLRLELIENLELRTFAESALAKRNIFTPRALALIEQAERDGGLNARDADEFVRQALETFRWHHTATVTGAQYQQLSDQHRLIADVVAFKGPHINHLTPRTLDIDQVQAAMPGKGITPKAVIEGPPRRQCPILLRQTSFKALDEPIAFTDAKGSHSARFGEIEQRGVALTPKGRALYDQLLNAARDALGAFPNEANAARYVQLMEEHFEAFPDNHTQMREQELAYFRYFATEQGLAARGQADQPRTLDALIAAGHVAVEPLVYEDFLPVSAAGIFQSNLGDAAQSHYAANSNQAEFEKALGRRTIDELKLYGETQQRSIDECIQALLG